A genomic window from Pygocentrus nattereri isolate fPygNat1 chromosome 22, fPygNat1.pri, whole genome shotgun sequence includes:
- the smc2 gene encoding structural maintenance of chromosomes protein 2 produces the protein MYIKSIVLEGFKSYAERTEISGFDPLFNAITGLNGSGKSNILDSICFLLGISNLSQVRATNLQDLVYKNGLAGITKATVSITFDNSNKKQSPLGFETHDEITVTRQVVIGGRNKYLINGVNANNMRVQDLFCSVGLNVNNPHFLIMQGRITKVLNMKPPEILAMIEEAAGTRMYECKKISAQKTIEKKDAKLKEIQTILDEEITPAMEKLKEERSSYLEYQKLMREIEHLSRLYVAWQFVCAEETKLKSAEDLQLMQASISELQETMQQNAARIQVLSEEIKALERSRDKEVAGVLKTLEETLAEAQRVDTKAQSALDLKKQNLKDETKKRKELVKNMEEDKKMMAAKESEVAKAMERLKAVQEEGQKDAEALEAAQQHFKAVSAGLSSNEDGEEATLAGQMMTCKNDMSKAETEAKQAQMKLKHAQQELKTKQAQVKKMDSGYKKDQDAFEDVQKCRDKLQTELQKLNYEDGREERLMEQKRRLSCEVNQLREQYESFMGQFPNLRFEYKDPERNWDRSKVKGLVANLFTVTDVSNATALEVVAGGRLYNVVVDNEVTGKKILEKGELKRRYTIIPLNKISARTLNDKVVNSAKDLVGEDNVHTALSLVGYESELRKAMEYVFGTTLVCDTLDNAKKVAFDKRVSTKTVTLGGDVFDPQGTLTGGARAQTASVLSKLAEVKDVQDSLRAKEAELVAVETDLSSLKGTAEKYRQLKQQLDLKTEEAQILETKLQQSSFHKQQEELENLRKTIEESEETLKKTKEVQKKAEEKYKVLENKMKNAEAEREKELKAAQQKLNQAKSKADAYNKKLKERQQEADAVALELEELKREQAGYEQQIQAVDEAMKAIQEQIAAMTTEVAANKESVREAQEQLSQQKEVILGQEREIKGKTEEANRLREQNNDAQLKIKELEHNISKHKKDSADAAARVTRMLAENDWISSERHLFGQPNSAYDFNTNSPKEAGQRLKRLEETKDKLERNINRRAMNMLSEAEERYNDLKKKKRIVENDKAKILETIKELDQKKNEALNVAWQKVNKDFGSIFSTLLPGANARLAPPEGCGVLDGLEFKVALGNTWKENLTELSGGQRSLVALSLILAMLLFKPAPIYILDEVDAALDLSHTQNIGQMLRTHFTHSQFVVVSLKDGMFTNANVLFKTKFVDGVSTVTRTAQTHEGKVLAQRAQDKAKAKDKRQRQILAS, from the exons ATGTACATTAAGTCTATTGTGCTGGAGGGCTTCAAGTCCTACGCAGAGCGAACCGAGATCAGCGGCTTCGACCCGCTTTTCAACGCCATCACTGGACTGAACGGCAGCGGAAAGTCCAACATACTCGACTCCATCTGCTTTCTCCTCGGCATTTCCAATTTATCACAA GTCAGAGCGACTAACCTCCAAGACTTGGTATACAAAAATGGACTTGCTGGAATCACTAAAGCAACAGTGTCCATTACTTTTGACAATTCCAACAAGAAACAGAGCCCACTGGGGTTTGAAACCCATGATGAGATCACTGTAACCAGACAG GTGGTTATAGGTGGGCGAAATAAGTACCTCATCAATGGCGTGAATGCGAACAATATGCGGGTCCAGGACCTCTTCTGCTCGGTGGGCCTGAATGTCAACAATCCCCATTTTCTTATTATGCAG GGACGAATCACCAAGGTTCTGAATATGAAACCACCAGAG ATTCTGGCCATGATTGAGGAGGCTGCTGGTACCAGGATGTATGAATGCAAGAAAATCAGTGCTCAGAAAACCATTGAGAAGAAAGATGCCAAACTGAAAGAGATTCAGACG ATCCTGGATGAGGAGATCACACCTGCTATGGAGAAACTGAAGGAG GAGCGTTCTTCTTACCTGGAGTACCAGAAGCTGATGAGGGAGATTGAGCATCTGAGCCGGCTGTACGTGGCGTGGCAGTTTGTGTGTGCGGAAGAGACCAAACTGAAGTCTGCTGAGGACCTGCAGTTGATGCAGGCCTCAATCAGCGAGCTCCAAGAGACCATGCAGCAGAATGCTGCCCGCATCCAGGTGCTCAGTGAGGAGATTAAAGCACTGGAACGAAGCAGGGACAAG GAGGTAGCAGGAGTGTTGAAGACTCTGGAGGAGACTCTGGCTGAAGCACAAAGAGTGGATACAAAAGCTCAGAGTGCTCTTgacctgaaaaaacaaaacctcaagGATGAGaccaagaaaaggaaagagcTTGTGAAAAACATGGAGGAG GATAAGAAAATGATGGCAGCAAAAGAAAGTGAGGTTGCCAAGGCAATGGAGCGACTGAAGGCTGTGCAGGAGGAGGGTCAGAAGGATGCGGAAGCGTTGGAGGCAGCGCAGCAGCACTTCAAGGCGGTGTCAGCTGGACTGTCGTCCAATGAGGATGGAGAGGAGGCCACACTGGCGGGCCAGATGATGACATGCAAGAATGACATGAGCAAAGCAGAGACGGAGGCCAAACAA GCACAGATGAAGCTGAAGCATGCTCAGCAGGAGCTAAAGACTAAACAGGCCCAGGTTAAGAAGATGGACAGCGGATATAAGAAGGACCAAGATGCCTTTGAGGACGTACAGAAATGCAGAGACAAGCTACAGACTGAACTGCAGAAACTCAACTATGAAG ATGGACGAGAGGAGCGTCTGATGGAGCAAAAGAGACGGCTGTCTTGTGAGGTCAACCAGCTTAGAGAACAATATGAGTCCTTCATGGGTCAGTTTCCCAACCTCCGTTTTGAGTACaa GGACCCTGAAAGGAACTGGGACCGCAGTAAAGTAAAGGGTCTGGTGGCAAACCTCTTCACAGTGACCGATGTGTCTAACGCTACAGCTCTGGAAGTTGTTGCAGGGGGTCGACTCTACAACGTTGTGGTGGACAATGAG gtAACTGGAAAGAAGATTCTGGAAAAAGGTGAACTGAAACGCAGATATACCATCATCCCTCTGAACAAGATCTCAGCACGGACACTCAATGACAAAGTGGTCAATTCTGCTAAAGACCTG GTGGGGGAGGATAATGTGCACACTGCTCTGTCATTGGTTGGTTATGAGTCAGAGTTGCGTAAAGCAATGGAGTATGTGTTTGGAACTACACTGGTTTGCGATACTCTGGACAATGCTAAGAAAGTTGCTTTTGATAAGCGCGTCAGCACCAAGACGGTCACTCTCGGAGGAGACGTATTTGATCCACAGGGAACACTAACCGGAG GTGCTCGTGCTCAGACAGCATCAGTGCTCTCAAAGCTGGCAGAAGTGAAAGATGTCCAGGACAGTCTGAGGGCCAAAGAGGCAGAGCTTGTTGCTGTGGAAACTGATCTCAGCAGCCTCAAAGGAACAGCTGAAAA GTATCGGCAGCTGAAGCAGCAGTTGGACCTGAAGACAGAGGAGGCTCAGATACTAGAGACCAAACTACAACAGAGCTCCTTCCACAAACAGCAGGAGGAACTGGAGAACCTCCGCAAGACTATCG AGGAGAGTGAGGAGACGCTTAAGAAGACTAAGGAGGTGCAGAAAAAGGCAGAGGAAAAATACAAGGTATTGGAGAACAAGATGAAGAATGCAGAAgcagaaagggagaaagaactGAAAGCAGCTCAGCAGAAGCTCAACCAGGCCAAGAGCAAAGCAGATGCTTACAATAAAAAGCTCAAGGAGAGACAACAG GAAGCTGATGCTGTTGCCCTAGAGCTGGAGGAGCTGAAGCGAGAGCAGGCTGGCTATGAACAGCAGATCCAGGCTGTAGACGAAGCCATGAAAGCCATACAGGAACAAATCGCTGCCATGACAACCGAGGTTGCAGCCAATAAG GAATCTGTGCGGGAAGCACAGGAGCAGCTGTCCCAGCAGAAGGAAGTGATTTTGggacaagagagagaaatcaaAGGAAAGACTGAAGAAGCCAACCGGCTCAGAGAACAAAACAATGATGCCCAGCTCAAAATTAAAGAGCTCGAACACAACATCAGTAAACACAAGAAGGACAGTGCAGATGCTGCTGCTAGA GTGACACGTATGCTGGCTGAGAACGACTGGATCTCATCTGAACGGCATCTCTTTGGCCAGCCCAACTCCGCATACGACTTTAACACAAACAGCCCAAAAGAAGCTGGTCAGAGGTTGAAAAGACTGGAAGAGACCAAAGACAAATTGGAGAGGAACATCAACCGCAGAGCCATGAATATGCTCAGTGAGGCTGAGGAGAGG TACAACGAtctgaagaaaaagaagaggattGTGGAAAACGATAAGGCAAAGATTCTGGAGACTATCAAGGAGTTGGACCAAAAGAAGAATGAAGCGCTTAATGTGGCCTGGCAAAAG GTGAATAAGGATTTTGGCTCCATCTTCTCCACTCTGCTGCCAGGGGCAAACGCTCGGTTGGCCCCACCTGAAGGGTGTGGTGTCCTAGATGGACTGGAGTTCAAGGTGGCTCTTGGAAACACTTGGAAGGAGAACTTGACTGAGCTCAGTGGAGGTCAAAG GTCTCTTGTGGCGCTCTCTTTGATTTTGGCTATGTTGCTGTTTAAACCTGCTCCTATCTACATCTTGGACGAAGTGGACGCTGCTCTGGACCTCTCACACACGCAGAACATCGGACAGATGCTGCGCACACACTTCACACACTCTCAG